The DNA region CGTGGCTGTTGCTCTCCATGCTCGCCGTCCTCGTGCTGGAGCCGGACGCGCCGTTGCTGGTGGAGGAGTTCGTGCTGTTGATCGCACTCATCCCCGCGTTGCGTCTGTTGCCCGGCGGCATCGTTCGCCAACTGGGCGGATGGCCCTACGTCGCCGTCGTGCTGTATGTAGTCGACCGCATGGGTGTAGCTGTCGTCGGCGACGCGTCGCTCTACCGGTTGTTCGGTCTGGGCCTGGCATGCATGGCGCTCGCACTTACGCTATGGCTGCTCCACCGCGCGAGGGCATCGACAGCGCTACCGCAACCCGGCTTGATGCGCTTCGTCCGCCCCGCGGCGAGCGTCGTGGCGATTCTGCTGGCCATCGCCGTCATAGCCAATGTCATCGGCAATGTCTCGTTGGCCGAAACGCTGACCAGCGGGGTGATCGACACCGGTTATATGGCGCTCGTGCTTTATGCCGCGGCAGCGGCCATTGTCGGTATCGCGGGCGCACTGGTGGCTCGCCCCGCCGTGGCGGGAAGGCGCTTCTTCGTGCGTCACAGCGGGTCGCTTCGGCGCATCGGAACCCGGGCCCTGATGATGGCCGCGCTGGTCGGCTGGCTGTTCTACGCCATGACCCGTTTCCGTGTGCTGCGTCCGCTGTACCGCGCGGGGGCGTCGATCTGGGAGCTGGGCATCGATGTCGGCGAGGTGTCCATCCACATCGGCGACGTCGTCGTCTTCGTGTTCGCCACCTGGCTCGCGTTCTGGTCGGCCCGGGGCTTGCGCATGCTGTTGCGGGAGGAACTGCCCCGGTATGCCTCGCTCCCACGCGGCGCCGGCAACAGCATCGCCTCGCTCACCTACTACGCGATCCTCATCCTGGGGTTTCTCCTGGCGCTCTCCGCCGCTGGCTTCAAGCTGAGCCAGCTGGCTCTCATCTTCGGCGCGCTGGGCGTGGGTATCGGCTTCGGATTGCAGACCGTGGTCAACAACTTCGTTTCCGGCCTGGTGTTGATGGTCGAGCGCCCCATCCAGCCGGGTGACGTGGTCGATGTGGCCGCGAGCTCCGGTACGGTTCGCGCCATCGGCCTGCGCGCCACGGTGATCCGAACCTTCGAAGGTGCCGACGTGGTGGTACCGAACGGCCTGTTACTCAGCGGCAACCTGACCAACTGGACGATGTTCGATCGCACCCGGCGCATCGAGGTCATCGTCGGCGTCGCCTACGGAGCCGACCCCGGCAAGGTCATCGAGGTCCTGCTTACCGCCGCCGGTAGCACGCCGGGTGTCTCGGAAGACCCGAAGCCCTCCGCGCAGCTCATCGGATACGGCGACAGCGCCCTGCAGTTCGCGCTGCGCGCCTGGACCCACGACCTCGGCGCGCTGGGCGATGTCCGCAGCGACCTGCTCGCTCATACCCTGGTCGCTGTCGACGCGGCGGGCATCGAGATTCCGTTTCCACAAGTCGAGGTCCATCTGCGCGACCCGGCGGCGCCAGAATGACAACCACCGATTCACGGCGGAGGCTCACCCGCCTGTACGCACCTCATGGAGGCGCGCGCGGCCGCCCCACCACAGCCCAAGCGATCCCATCGAAACGGCGCCGAGACACAGGAACGCGCCGTGGAATCCGATCGTCTCGGCAAGCCATCCGCCCAGTGCGGGACTGAGTGCCGCGCCGACGCCCTGCATCGTCATCACCGCGCCCTGCGCGACGTTGACGCGCCCGGTGCCCTGCATCAGACGCGCTACCAGCGCAGGCACGGCCACGCTCTGCAAACCCGCGCCGATACCATCGAGCACCTGTACCGGAAAGACGCCCCAGCGGTTGATGAAGAACGCGGCAAGTGCTCCGCGCAGCGGCAACGCAAGGAAGGTCACGAGGATGACCTGCCAGTAGCCCCGCGTGCGGATCAACCGCATCGCCAGCAGTGAGGTTCCCACCATCACCAGTTGCGCCACGACGATGGTCAGCGCCGTGAACGAGCTGGGCTCGGCCTGGTGCGCGGCGACCACCGCCATACCGTAGAGCGGCAACATCGCCGCGTTGCCGAGGTGAAACAGCGCGAGCGCGGCGGCCAGGATCAGCAGCGGCCGGCAGGTCACCAGGATCGATACGCCCGAAGGCGCGTCGTCGTTATCCCCGTCGTCCGATTCGAGGCCACGCGCGGCACGGTGATCGATCGCATCGGCCGGAATCAGCAGCGTCGACACCACCGCCAGCACGCCGAATACGCCTGCAACCAGGAATACACCACCGAAACCGAAACGCCAGCCGATGAACCCGGAAACACCGGCGCCGACGACGTTGCCAGCGTGGTTGGCCACCTGGTTGCGGCCGAACTGCCGGTCGAAGCCCCGCGCGCGGGCTATGCCGAGGGTGACGCCCGCGATCGCCGGCCCGAGCAGCGCGCCGGCGATCGCCGTGGCCACCTGCGAGAGCACCACCATCGGAAACGAATGCGCGTACCAGACGATGCACGACGCGATCACCGTGCAGATCGACGACACGACGATCGCCAGCCGCTTGTAACGCGTCGCATCGACCACGGCACCCGCCGGCGCCGTGACCAACAGGCCCGCGACGCCACCGATCGTCATCACGGTGCCGATGGCTCCGGTCCGCCAGCCGGCGGACTGCAAAAACACGCCCAGGAACGGACCGATGCCGGCCTGCACGTCGGCCACGAAGAAGTTGAGTGCTTCGAGCGGTCGTCGGCCGCGCATGGTTCGTTCCTGAGCGAGTGCCACGTGCGTCTCCCGGCGTCAGTGCTTCGGCTTCTTCGGCATCGGCTTCAGCGAGTCCGCACTCGTACCGATCGCTTCCGCATGAATGACCGCGCCATGGGCGGTATCGGTCCAGCGACCTTCCACCGCGATGGACTTGCCCGGCGCGAGCATCCGTCCGAGTTCGGTCGCCGCGTGCGGCGGAAAGCGCACGATCACCCCGTCATCGAGCAGCACGCCGTGCGCATTGCCCTTGGGACCATGCAGCAGACGCGCGATCTCGCCCTCGTACGACCAGCGGGAACCATCGTCATGCGGTTTGGGCTTTTCTTCGCCGGGTTTCGGACCCTCATCGACAATGCGCTTGCCTTTCGCGGGATCGATCGCCACCGCGACGATCACGTCGGCGCCGCGCACGGCCACGCCGCGTACCTCGAGCCGGCTACGTGGTTTGAGAGCTCGCGCCAGCGCCCGTGACAGATGGGGCGGCGTGTGGATTTCGGTGCCGTCGGTCAACAGCAGTCCATCGATATCGCCGTGCGGGTTGAGCAGGAAGCGGTCCAGCGTGCCGCGGGTAACGGGAAGGTAATCGGGATCGAGCCAATGCATGTGCTACTCCAGGGATAAAAAAGTCGGCAGGAAACGCCACCGCCCATGGACGGGCGGCGGCGCCTGGATCGGGGTCAGGGCGTGGGAACGGGCGGCGTGGGAGCCGGTGCTCCGCCCAACGCGACACCCGGTTGCGGCGGCACCGGCGGGCGGGGTGCCATCGGGCCAGGCTGCGGCGGTGCGGCGACCGGCTGTTCGTTACCGGGGGTCGTGCCGAGAGCGGTCACCTGGATGGAACGGCCGTAAGGCGTGTTCACGCCGAATCCTTTGACGGCGATTCGTGCATGCGGCTGCATCAGCGCGCCGGCACGCACCGCCGCTGGAGGCGGCACGCGCAGGATCGAGCCCTCATCCAGCAGCACACCGGCCACGTCACCGCGCGGGCCGTACAGCGGCTGCTGCACCAGGCCGTGCGCTTCCATCGGCTGCAGCGCCGGTGCCGCTGGCGGAGCCGGTGGCGCGGCCGGCGGCGCGTCGCTCAGCTCCATGCCGCCCGCCGTGATCGATTCAGCCTGAAGCAGCGGCAAATCACCCACGCGGAAGCCCCGGGCGGTGAGACGATCGCCCCGATGGAGCTTGCCCGCCAGCGCGGCGCCCATCGTCGGCGGCATGCCGACCTGCGTGTGATCGTCGAGCAACACGCCGTCCACGTCGCCATTGGGATTGACGAGAAAACGGGCGACGGTGCCGGTCACCTGGGTGCGATGCGCATCGGCAAGCGGTGCCGGCGGCGCGGGCGGCGGCGGCGGGATCGCCGAGGGGGACGGTCGATCCTGGGCGACGGCGCTGCCGATGGCCAGGGCGAGTGCGCAACCGAGCAAGGGAAAACGATTCATGATGAACTCCTGCATCGCGGTGGGGAGGCCGCGATGAAAACCGCTGCATCGTTCGTGCCAGCCGCGAAAGCGCTGAAAAACAGTCCTGTCGACACATCCGCGTCGATGGAAGTGTCCCCATCGGGGACACACGGTGTCCTCGCCACGGACACTATTCGAGACCGTGGTCCAGTAGCTTGCGGTAAAGCAGCTGGCGACGGATGCCAAGTCGACGTGCCGCCTCCGCGCGATTGCCCTGCGCAGCTGCCAGCGCCTGTACGATCATCGCGCGCTCCAGCCGCGCCAGCGCGACAGGCAGCGACTCGCCCTCGCCGACCTCATCGCTCCCGCCTTCCGCCGCCGGGAGCGCGCCATCGGCAAGCATGCCGTCGAGGTCGGCCGCGTCGACCACCGGTCCGGGCACCAGCACCCGGCAGCGCTCCATGACATTGCGCAACTCACGGACGTTGCCGGGCCAGCGATGTCGCTCCAGCCGCGCTACCGCGGCGGTCGACAGCCGCTTTGGCCGCGACTGGCCCGCATCGAGGAACGCCGTCGCCAGCACCGCGATGTCTTCGACGCGCTCGCGCAGCGGCAACAGTTCGATCGGCAGCACGTTGAGACGGTAGTAGAGGTCCATCCGGAACTCACCGGCCGTCACGCGTTCGTCGATGTGCCGGTGCGTCGCCGCGATCACGCGCACGTCGATCGGCACCGGCTGGCTGCTTCCCAACGGGGTG from Luteibacter mycovicinus includes:
- a CDS encoding mechanosensitive ion channel family protein, giving the protein MTALIALISRRSLCLGALVALNLIGTSGAMGQTSSTTPAIVTAPVTAQPLALEEILARADEDQELLSQVGRLLAGPDPVTAMSPTLDAITRSVDSQARLASIGDLRGVPVMRLESLARQWAFNARRFSRWEASERRAFSPYADQAIRLAQRRAVWSATRAQGILDGLPPVLTQRVDSILQQIEASEAALSAALSRQDALKQRAGMLKARLQAGEAATADAIDHIDRQLLRLDVPPLWSGSTWTSHTNARTAFDAADQGLDIESQFASDYHAAGGSNQDALKLVQFLLIPLIGWLAFEVRRARQTASSTSVVRALRRPLSTWLLLSMLAVLVLEPDAPLLVEEFVLLIALIPALRLLPGGIVRQLGGWPYVAVVLYVVDRMGVAVVGDASLYRLFGLGLACMALALTLWLLHRARASTALPQPGLMRFVRPAASVVAILLAIAVIANVIGNVSLAETLTSGVIDTGYMALVLYAAAAAIVGIAGALVARPAVAGRRFFVRHSGSLRRIGTRALMMAALVGWLFYAMTRFRVLRPLYRAGASIWELGIDVGEVSIHIGDVVVFVFATWLAFWSARGLRMLLREELPRYASLPRGAGNSIASLTYYAILILGFLLALSAAGFKLSQLALIFGALGVGIGFGLQTVVNNFVSGLVLMVERPIQPGDVVDVAASSGTVRAIGLRATVIRTFEGADVVVPNGLLLSGNLTNWTMFDRTRRIEVIVGVAYGADPGKVIEVLLTAAGSTPGVSEDPKPSAQLIGYGDSALQFALRAWTHDLGALGDVRSDLLAHTLVAVDAAGIEIPFPQVEVHLRDPAAPE
- a CDS encoding MFS transporter; protein product: MRGRRPLEALNFFVADVQAGIGPFLGVFLQSAGWRTGAIGTVMTIGGVAGLLVTAPAGAVVDATRYKRLAIVVSSICTVIASCIVWYAHSFPMVVLSQVATAIAGALLGPAIAGVTLGIARARGFDRQFGRNQVANHAGNVVGAGVSGFIGWRFGFGGVFLVAGVFGVLAVVSTLLIPADAIDHRAARGLESDDGDNDDAPSGVSILVTCRPLLILAAALALFHLGNAAMLPLYGMAVVAAHQAEPSSFTALTIVVAQLVMVGTSLLAMRLIRTRGYWQVILVTFLALPLRGALAAFFINRWGVFPVQVLDGIGAGLQSVAVPALVARLMQGTGRVNVAQGAVMTMQGVGAALSPALGGWLAETIGFHGAFLCLGAVSMGSLGLWWGGRARLHEVRTGG